The Micromonospora sp. WMMD961 genome has a segment encoding these proteins:
- a CDS encoding SAM-dependent chlorinase/fluorinase produces MSVTPWISLTTDYGLGDGFVAACHGVIARIAPTARVIDVTHLVPPADVRRGAAVLAQTVPYLPVGVHVAVVDPGVGTARRGVALATPGGLLVGPDNGLLPDAAAALGGVSAAVQLVEPRWLADRVSSTFHGRDVFAPVAARLALGAPLAEAGPPVDPTDLVRLPTPRLTVDDEGFTAEVVTVDHFGNVQLAAPARVLDPLPAALRVGPPGAGPARPAVRGRTFGDAPADGLVVYVDSADLVAVAVNGGRAVDVLRVAPGDVLRVSR; encoded by the coding sequence ATGTCCGTCACGCCCTGGATCTCGCTGACCACCGACTACGGCCTCGGCGACGGTTTCGTGGCCGCCTGCCACGGGGTGATCGCCCGGATCGCGCCGACGGCCCGGGTCATCGACGTGACCCACCTGGTGCCACCGGCGGACGTCCGGCGAGGCGCGGCGGTGCTGGCGCAGACGGTGCCGTACCTGCCGGTGGGTGTGCACGTGGCGGTGGTCGATCCCGGGGTGGGCACCGCCCGCCGGGGAGTTGCGCTGGCCACCCCGGGCGGGCTGCTGGTCGGCCCGGACAACGGCCTGCTGCCGGACGCCGCCGCCGCGCTCGGCGGGGTGAGCGCCGCGGTGCAGCTGGTCGAGCCGCGCTGGCTGGCCGATCGGGTGTCCAGCACGTTCCACGGGCGGGACGTCTTCGCGCCGGTGGCGGCCCGGCTGGCACTCGGCGCCCCGCTGGCCGAGGCGGGGCCGCCGGTCGACCCGACGGACCTGGTCCGCCTGCCGACGCCGAGGCTGACCGTGGACGACGAGGGCTTCACCGCCGAGGTGGTGACAGTGGACCATTTCGGCAACGTCCAGTTGGCCGCACCAGCGCGCGTGCTCGATCCGCTTCCGGCGGCACTGCGGGTCGGGCCGCCCGGTGCGGGGCCGGCCCGACCTGCCGTGCGGGGCCGGACCTTCGGCGACGCCCCGGCGGACGGTCTGGTGGTGTACGTCGACTCGGCCGACCTGGTCGCGGTCGCGGTCAACGGCGGGCGCGCGGTGGACGTCCTCCGGGTGGCCCCGGGTGACGTCCTGCGGGTTTCCCGCTGA